A genomic window from Elusimicrobiota bacterium includes:
- a CDS encoding Gfo/Idh/MocA family oxidoreductase, translating into MDNKRKYLLAGAGARGLNTFAAPILKEFSYNSTLTGLYDISLKRLQGAKEILGVALPVYTDFALAMKELNPDCVIVCTPDYTHAQYVIKALKMNKDVISEKPLCISSQQCKEISDAAKKSKGRVFTAHNFRFGPAMTTIKKIISEGKIGKPLSVFFNEKLDRCHGADYFRRWHRLKENSGGLLIHKASHCFDLINWVIGSKPKEVFANGKVGFYGKNGPYRAKRCRECDKYKDKCDFYADLFKNEDSKKMYLNAEEKNSYFRDQCVYDKGITTEDLANVIYSYENGVLVNFMLCAFSSYEGIDIIIEGTKGRLEYSMVHDTRWFAGNVTVFGMEKHIGEKIQLYLINEGVKEIPIPRAEGEHGGADPAMREALLGSNPDRQLTNMLATLEEAISAVLIGAAANKSIAGHKSVKINHETIRLA; encoded by the coding sequence GTGGACAATAAAAGGAAGTATTTACTTGCAGGGGCAGGAGCCCGGGGATTAAACACATTTGCAGCGCCTATATTAAAGGAATTTTCATATAATTCTACTCTGACCGGGCTTTACGACATCAGCCTTAAAAGATTACAGGGAGCAAAAGAAATACTGGGTGTAGCCTTGCCTGTTTATACGGATTTCGCCCTCGCGATGAAAGAGCTCAACCCCGACTGCGTAATTGTCTGTACGCCCGATTACACGCATGCGCAATATGTAATAAAAGCGCTCAAGATGAATAAAGATGTTATCAGCGAAAAACCGCTTTGCATCAGTTCCCAGCAGTGCAAAGAAATATCTGACGCGGCAAAAAAATCCAAAGGCAGGGTATTTACAGCGCATAATTTCCGCTTTGGGCCTGCTATGACAACAATAAAAAAAATAATTTCCGAAGGCAAAATAGGAAAACCTCTTTCCGTTTTTTTTAATGAAAAACTTGACCGGTGCCACGGAGCAGACTATTTCCGCAGGTGGCACAGATTAAAAGAAAATTCAGGCGGCCTGCTTATTCATAAAGCAAGTCATTGTTTTGATTTGATAAATTGGGTTATCGGCTCAAAACCAAAAGAAGTTTTCGCTAATGGTAAAGTAGGCTTTTACGGAAAAAACGGCCCTTACCGCGCTAAAAGATGCCGTGAGTGCGATAAATACAAGGATAAATGTGATTTCTACGCTGACCTTTTTAAGAACGAAGATTCAAAAAAAATGTATCTGAATGCGGAAGAAAAAAACAGTTATTTTCGCGACCAATGTGTCTATGACAAGGGAATAACTACCGAAGACCTGGCTAATGTAATTTACAGCTATGAAAACGGCGTGCTGGTGAATTTTATGCTCTGCGCTTTTTCCTCTTATGAAGGAATTGACATAATTATAGAAGGAACCAAAGGCAGGCTTGAATATTCAATGGTCCATGATACAAGATGGTTCGCAGGTAATGTTACTGTTTTCGGCATGGAAAAACACATCGGAGAAAAAATCCAGCTCTATTTAATAAATGAAGGCGTAAAAGAAATTCCGATTCCACGGGCTGAAGGCGAGCACGGCGGCGCAGACCCCGCCATGAGGGAAGCCCTGCTTGGTTCCAACCCCGACAGACAGCTTACAAATATGCTCGCCACACTCGAAGAAGCCATAAGCGCCGTGCTTATAGGAGCTGCGGCCAATAAAAGTATAGCCGGGCATAAATCTGTAAAAATAAACCATGAAACTATCAGGCTCGCATAA